The following are from one region of the Coffea eugenioides isolate CCC68of chromosome 2, Ceug_1.0, whole genome shotgun sequence genome:
- the LOC113762404 gene encoding late embryogenesis abundant protein At1g64065-like: MVDGEQHATYPLAPANGYTRSHEPESDSDYSRELRQKKRMKYLLYFVAFVIFQTGVIVVFTLTIMKVRTPKFRVQSATFDNFNVGTPTNPAFDLSMNARVSIKNANFGTFKYQNTTMNFFYRGNPVGQAAIPKSSVGWRSNKKINVAVKLSSANLPTPNSQLGTDLSIRLLPLTSQAELKGKVALTFIFKKKKETQMNCSMEVAVASQQLANIVCE; encoded by the coding sequence atggtggacggagagcaGCATGCCACATATCCGTTGGCTCCCGCAAACGGTTATACCCGTAGCCATGAACCGGAGTCGGACTCGGACTATTCCCGGGAGCTCCGTCAGAAGAAGCGCATGAAATATTTGCTGTACTTTGTTGCATTTGTGATATTTCAAACTGGTGTCATTGTCGTTTTCACATTAACCATCATGAAAGTGAGAACTCCAAAGTTTCGGGTGCAGTCCGCCACATTTGACAATTTCAATGTGGGAACACCAACAAACCCGGCATTTGATTTGAGCATGAATGCCAGAGTCAGTATCAAGAACGCAAACTTTGGAACATTCAAGTACCAAAATACCACAATGAACTTCTTTTATAGAGGGAACCCTGTTGGGCAGGCAGCTATTCCCAAGTCAAGTGTGGGATGGAGATCTAACAAGAAGATTAACGTTGCGGTGAAACTTAGCTCCGCTAACTTACCAACGCCCAATTCTCAGTTGGGAACTGATCTGAGTATTAGACTTTTGCCACTTACCAGCCAGGCTGAGTTGAAGGGCAAAGTGGCTCTCACATTCAtattcaagaagaagaaagaaacacaGATGAATTGCTCCATGGAAGTTGCGGTTGCAAGTCAACAGCTTGCGAATATAGTATGCGagtga
- the LOC113762410 gene encoding uncharacterized protein LOC113762410: MPSSPYTGHANQAKHDIESSELRKKKRMKCLAYVAAFAVFQTAVILIFVLTIMKVRTPKFRVRSADFDESFQVGNPATPSFSFRMDAELGVKNANFGNYKFQNSSIFFLYGDTEVGEAAVSKSKAGWRSTKKFHVSVDLSSKGLPSNSQLGNDLRSGVLNLRSQSRLDGKVELLFIFKKKKSVNMDCTLTIGVAEKKVRQISCK; encoded by the coding sequence ATGCCTTCATCACCTTATACTGGTCATGCAAACCAAGCCAAGCACGACATCGAGTCCAGCGAGCTGCGCAAGAAGAAGCGCATGAAATGTTTGGCTTACGTTGCTGCCTTTGCCGTGTTTCAAACAGCCGTCATATTGATTTTTGTGCTCACCATTATGAAAGTAAGAACTCCTAAGTTCCGGGTGCGGTCCGCCGATTTCGATGAGTCCTTCCAAGTTGGGAACCCCGCAACCCCTTCCTTCAGTTTCAGGATGGATGCTGAACTGGGTGTCAAGAACGCCAATTTTGGAAACTACAAGTTCCAAAATAGTAGCATTTTTTTCTTATACGGTGACACCGAGGTCGGGGAAGCCGCTGTCAGCAAGTCAAAAGCCGGGTGGCGATCCACCAAGAAGTTTCATGTTTCGGTGGACCTGTCGTCAAAGGGTTTGCCTAGCAACTCACAACTGGGAAATGATCTGAGGTCTGGGGTATTGAACTTACGCAGCCAGTCCAGGTTGGATGGAAAGGTGGAGCTGTTGTTCatcttcaagaagaagaaatcCGTAAACATGGATTGCACCCTCACCATTGGTGTGGCAGAGAAAAAAGTTCGACAAATTAGCTGCAAGTGA
- the LOC113764043 gene encoding UDP-glycosyltransferase 88B1-like, producing the protein MASNRTIVLYPSPGMGHLVSMVELGKFTLNHHPGLAVTVLVVNPPYNTAASTAAYMNRISATTPSITFHHLPSPPLDPDSYPSLEALHFELLRLSNPHVHQALHSISLTAGISAFIIDFFCTCALSVATNLGIPTYYFFTSGANGLALFLYLPTLHQSTNKSYKDLDELLHAPDLLPIPPRDMPVPLLERTSPEYAFFLDATTQLVKSSGILVNTFESLEHNILKSISHGKYVPDGPTPPVFSLGPLIASDNGKGGGAAGGTGGGVHECLKWLDMQPSRSVVFLCFGSVGRFPAEQLKEIAIGLERSEQKFLWVVRSPPSEDKTSRFQTPPAPDLDLLLPHGFLDRTKDRGFVVSSWAPQVDVLNHGSVGGFVTHCGWNSVLEAVRAGVPMVGWPLYAEQKLNKLFLVEEMKLALPMDESTEGGFVKAAEIEKRVRGLMDSEEGKVIRQRAQAKKEEAKQAMADGGSSTVALAKLVESWRKLE; encoded by the coding sequence ATGGCGAGTAATCGTACTATAGTTCTGTATCCATCTCCAGGCATGGGTCACCTGGTTTCCATGGTGGAGCTGGGTAAGTTCACTCTCAACCACCACCCTGGATTGGCTGTTACTGTTCTCGTGGTGAACCCGCCATACAACACTGCAGCCTCCACTGCTGCTTACATGAATCGCATTTCTGCCACCACCCCTTCCATCACTTTCCACCACCTGCCCTCTCCGCCTCTTGACCCTGACTCTTACCCCTCCTTGGAAGCTCTCCACTTCGAGCTCCTTCGACTCAGCAACCCTCATGTTCACCAAGCTCTGCACTCCATCTCCTTGACAGCTGGAATCTCTGCATTCATCATCGACTTCTTTTGCACTTGTGCCCTCTCTGTTGCTACCAACCTTGGAATCCCGACTTATTACTTCTTCACTTCTGGCGCTAATGGTCTCGCTCTCTTCCTTTACTTACCCACGCTCCACCAATCAACAAACAAAAGCTATAAAGACCTGGACGAACTTTTACATGCTCCTGATTTACTTCCAATACCACCACGAGACATGCCAGTGCCTTTGCTGGAAAGAACGTCTCCTGAGTATGCATTTTTCTTAGATGCTACGACGCAATTGGTAAAATCGTCCGGGATCCTAGTCAACACGTTCGAATCGCTCGAACATAACATCTTGAAATCAATCTCTCATGGAAAGTATGTTCCGGATGGCCCCACTCCGCCTGTTTTCAGCTTAGGACCTCTGATTGCATCAGACAACGGGAAAGGTGGAGGTGCAGCAGGCGGAACGGGAGGAGGTGTGCATGAATGTTTGAAATGGCTGGATATGCAACCAAGTCGAAGCGTTGTATTCTTGTGCTTTGGGAGCGTGGGTCGATTTCCAGCTGAGCAACTGAAAGAGATAGCCATCGGTTTGGAGAGGAGCGAGCAAAAGTTCCTGTGGGTGGTGCGCAGTCCGCCTTCTGAGGACAAAACCAGCCGCTTTCAAACTCCACCCGCCCCAGATCTGGATTTGTTGCTTCCCCACGGGTTTTTGGACCGGACAAAGGATAGGGGTTTCGTGGTGAGTTCTTGGGCACCGCAGGTGGATGTGTTGAATCATGGGTCGGTGGGTGGGTTTGTGACCCACTGTGGGTGGAACTCAGTGTTGGAAGCAGTCCGTGCGGGTGTGCCTATGGTGGGGTGGCCACTTTATGCTGAGCAGAAGCTGAATAAGCTGTTCTTAGTTGAGGAGATGAAGTTGGCCTTACCAATGGATGAAAGTACGGAAGGTGGGTTCGTGAAAGCGGCTGAAATCGAGAAGCGAGTTAGGGGGTTGATGGATTCGGAGGAAGGAAAGGTGATCAGGCAAAGAGCCCAGGCAAAGAAAGAGGAAGCGAAGCAAGCAATGGCTGATGGGGGCTCATCCACTGTGGCATTGGCCAAATTGGTAGAATCCTGGAGGAAGCTGGAGTAA
- the LOC113762233 gene encoding ABC transporter G family member 8, with amino-acid sequence MEVETPVPSPPLRTYKLTASSISYAKSTASSNIPPAAVLFKPCVSSPPTYILRDVSLSAYPSQILAIVGPSGAGKSTLLDILAARTCPTGGTLLLNSKPLNPSAYRKLSAYVPQHDPCLPELTVSETFAFAARLLNPPTCEIPRIVESLMAELRLTHLAHTRLAHGLSGGERRRVSIGLCLLHDPAVLLLDEPTSGLDSNSAFKVMQTLRSITDSRHRTVILSIHQPSFKILSTIDNILLLSKGTVVHQGTLSSLEAFLLSNGFTVPPQLNALEYAMEILHQLHKNTKPADTDQPMLPPSPSNYNVEVVRYRSSRVHEIVVLYQRFWKIIFRTKQLLVTNTFQALGVGLVLGTIYMNIGFDKAGIEKRLGLFAFTLTFLLSSTTETLPIFINERPILLRETSSGVYRLSSYLVANTLVFLPYLLAIAIVYSTSVYFLVGLCATWQAFAYFVLVIWVIVLMANSFVLFLSSVTPNYLAGTSLVTVLLAGFFLFSGYFISKDSLPKFWLGMHYFSMYKYALDALLINEYSCLISRCLIWYDENKTCMVTGRDVLDKRGLHERQLWTNVYILIGFFAFYRLLCLIVLLRRVSRSKK; translated from the coding sequence ATGGAAGTAGAAACCCCAGTTCCCTCCCCGCCTCTCAGAACTTACAAGCTCACGGCTTCCTCAATTTCCTACGCCAAAAGCACCGCATCCAGCAATATCCCACCAGCCGCCGTCCTCTTCAAACCCTGCGTTTCTTCTCCCCCGACTTACATATTACGAGACGTGTCTCTTTCCGCATATCCATCCCAAATCCTTGCAATTGTTGGGCCAAGCGGCGCCGGAAAATCCACCCTGCTTGACATTTTAGCCGCCCGAACATGTCCTACCGGCGGCACTCTCCTTCTAAATTCAAAGCCACTCAACCCTTCCGCCTACAGAAAGCTTTCCGCTTACGTCCCTCAGCACGATCCATGCCTGCCTGAGCTCACCGTCTCCGAGACTTTCGCCTTCGCTGCTCGCCTCCTCAACCCACCAACATGCGAAATTCCGAGAATTGTGGAGTCCCTCATGGCGGAGCTGAGGCTAACTCACCTGGCCCACACCCGGTTAGCTCACGGTCTATCGGGCGGAGAACGTCGACGGGTTTCCATAGGCCTTTGCCTCCTCCACGACCCTGCCGTCTTACTCCTGGACGAACCAACATCCGGGCTTGATAGTAACTCAGCTTTCAAAGTAATGCAGACCCTCAGATCAATCACCGACTCGCGTCACCGCACTGTGATCTTATCCATTCACCAACCCAGTTTCAAGATTCTCTCTACCATCGATAACATCCTCTTATTATCAAAAGGAACAGTCGTGCACCAGGGTACGCTCTCTTCCCTCGAAGCCTTTTTGCTGTCCAATGGGTTCACCGTCCCGCCACAGTTGAATGCGCTGGAGTATGCCATGGAAATTTTGCATCAGCTCCATAAGAACACTAAACCCGCCGACACAGATCAGCCAATGCTTCCTCCGTCACCTTCTAATTATAACGTCGAGGTCGTCCGATATAGGAGCTCAAGAGTGCACGAAATAGTCGTTCTGTATCAGAGATTTTGGAAGATCATTTTCAGGACGAAACAGCTTCTGGTGACTAACACGTTTCAAGCTCTAGGGGTTGGTCTTGTTTTGGGAACAATCTACATGAACATAGGGTTCGATAAGGCCGGTATCGAGAAGAGATTAGGACTCTTTGCCTTCACTCTCACGTTCCTTCTCTCCTCCACAACTGAAACTCTTCCGATCTTCATCAACGAAAGGCCCATTCTCCTAAGAGAAACTTCCAGTGGGGTTTACAGGTTGTCATCCTACCTTGTGGCCAACACGCTAGTCTTCCTGCCCTACCTTCTTGCCATAGCTATTGTGTACTCGACTTCGGTTTATTTCTTGGTGGGGCTTTGTGCTACGTGGCAAGCTTTCGCATACTTTGTCTTAGTCATTTGGGTCATAGTTCTGATGGCCAACTCTTTTGTTCTCTTTTTAAGCTCCGTGACGCCGAATTATCTCGCCGGAACATCACTGGTAACGGTGCTTCTCGCCgggtttttcctcttttccggCTACTTTATCTCTAAAGATAGCCTGCCCAAATTCTGGCTGGGCATGCATTACTTTTCCATGTACAAGTATGCCCTTGATGCACTGCTGATCAACGAGTACTCTTGTCTGATATCAAGATGCCTGATATGGTACGATGAAAACAAGACATGCATGGTCACAGGACGTGATGTGCTGGATAAAAGAGGGCTCCATGAAAGGCAGCTATGGACAAACGTTTACATCTTGATTGGGTTCTTTGCTTTTTATCGGCTactttgtttgattgttttacTCAGAAGGGTTTCCAGGTCCAAGAAATGA